One Candidatus Eisenbacteria bacterium genomic window, AGGTTCTTTCCGCCGCCGGCGCGTTGGCTGCAGCCAATCCTATCCGCTACTCCTCCAAGTACACCGATATGGAAACCGAACTGGTCTACTACGGCTACAGGTTTTACTCGCCCGAGTTGGGGCGTTTCTTGAGTCGCGACCCTCTCGAAAATCTGCCCCGGGGCGGATCTTTCGTCGTCGAGTCGCTTTTTGAGCGGCGCATTCTCGAACGTGCGCGTAGCCAACTCTTGGCCGAAGGCCTGTCGCCTCAAGACGTTGAAGGCATCCTTGGCGTTATTCGCCGAATGCTTCGCCAGTCTTCGCAGCAATGGAACGCGTCCTTTGACCCGGCGCTCATGAGCGAGGATCTGGATAATCTGTACCGCTTCTGCGCCAATGATCCGCTTAACGCCCATGATTTCCTTGGCCTTGAGAGCAAGGACGAGAAATACCAGAAGCTCATCAATGCGGCGAAAGCTGCATGGGAAGCGGCCAAGTACGCTGTTCCGGGCAGTGAATTCCCTGCCTTGCTTGAGGCGTTTGGTGGATGCAACACCTTGGGGCTTATCAATGCGTGGGCGGACAAGAAACACAAAGAGTGTCTCTGCAATAGTTCGGCTGCCGATCCCTTCGATGATCCTGAATGCAAGAAGTGGAAGGACACGAAGGACTGGCTCACGGACATATGGAATAAGCAATGCAAGTAGTGCATCCCATCGCCAGCAGACTGCTACCGCTTGCAGCCGTGTTCATTGTGGGAGCACTATTGGGCGTTGTGGTCGGTCGGCTGTGGAGGGAACGCACCCAACTCAAACCAGAGGCCGTTCTTCCTGGTACTGACCTTCCGCGGCTCCGTCAATTTGGCTCGTTTGCGATCTACTCGAAACAGGACGCAACAAACGAATTTGCTGTTTTTAGTGGGCATGAATGCCTTGTGTCGCATCTCCAAGACGAGACCAACGAGACATGGGAAACCACCC contains:
- a CDS encoding RHS repeat-associated core domain-containing protein; protein product: RVGKVVSRWRKGRWSNIRRHAFPWDGWNPGIEIVTTRSAVTTNQYFFGEDLSGSLQGAGGIGGLLCASLGGSWAFYHYQANGNVMALTGASGAVVARYQYNPYGKLLASSGALAARYSYSPYGKVLSAAGALAAANPIRYSSKYTDMETELVYYGYRFYSPELGRFLSRDPLENLPRGGSFVVESLFERRILERARSQLLAEGLSPQDVEGILGVIRRMLRQSSQQWNASFDPALMSEDLDNLYRFCANDPLNAHDFLGLESKDEKYQKLINAAKAAWEAAKYAVPGSEFPALLEAFGGCNTLGLINAWADKKHKECLCNSSAADPFDDPECKKWKDTKDWLTDIWNKQCK